A single genomic interval of Tursiops truncatus isolate mTurTru1 chromosome 1, mTurTru1.mat.Y, whole genome shotgun sequence harbors:
- the GPR153 gene encoding probable G-protein coupled receptor 153 produces MSDERRLPGSAVGWLACGGLSLLANAWGILSVGAKQKKWKPLEFLLCMLAATHMLNVAVPIATYAVVQLRRQRPDYEWNEGLCKVFVSTFYTLTLATCFSVTSLSYHRMWMVRWPVNYRLSNAKKQAVHTVMGIWMVSFILSALPAVGWHDTSERFYTHGCHFIVAEIGLGFGVCFLLLVGGSVAMGVVCTAIALFQTLAVQVGRRADRHAFTVPTIVVEDAQGKRRSSIDGSEPARTSLQITGLVATIVVIYDCLMGFPVLVVSFSSLWADASAPWMALCVLWCSVTQALLLPVFLWACDRYRADLKAVWEKCMALMANDEDSGDETSLEGGIPPDLVLDRSLDYSYGGDFVALDRTAKYELSALEGDLPQFYPLRPLQEDKMQYLQVPPTRRFSHDDADVWAAVPLPTFLPRWGSGEDLAALVLPGGPDRSRGGLLAEDAPPFRPRRRSAESLLSLRPPALDDGPRLAPASPPGSPRRRAGPGARCASASLLPDAFALTAFEREPQALRRQPASPGPFPVRALPRDGAQPGGDAAPPGGGGGGAQRSPGPRPAAHAHSRTLRTGLSASWGEPGGLRAAGGGGGSISSFLSSPSESSGYVTLHSDSMGSAS; encoded by the exons ATGAGTGATGAGCGGCGGCTGCCTGGCAGCGCGGTGGGCTGGCTGGCCTGCGGAGGCCTCTCCCTGCTGGCCAACGCGTGGGGCATCCTCAGCGTGGGGGCCAAGCAGAAGAAGTGGAAGCCCCTGGAGTTCCTGCTGTGCATGCTCGCGGCCACCCACATGCTCAACGTGGCCGTGCCCATCGCCACCTACGCTGTGGTGCAGCTGCGGCGCCAGCGCCCCGACTACGAATGGAACGAGGGCCTCTGCAAGGTCTTCGTCTCCACCTTCTACACCCTCACCCTGGCCACCTGCTTCTCCGTCACCTCCCTCTCCTACCACCGCATGTGGATGGTCCGCTGGCCCGTCAACTACCG GCTAAGCAACGCCAAGAAGCAGGCGGTGCACACGGTCATGGGCATCTGGATGGTGTCCTTCATCCTGTCGGCACTGCCTGCCGTCGGCTGGCACGACACGAGCGAGCGCTTCTACACCCACGGCTGCCACTTCATCGTGGCTGAGATTGGCCTGGGCTTCGGCGTCTGCTTCCTGCTGCTGGTGGGCGGCAGCGTGGCCATGGGCGTGGTCTGCACGGCCATCGCCCTCTTCCAGACGCTGGCGGTGCAGGTGGGGCGCCGGGCCGACCGCCACGCCTTCACCGTGCCCACCATCGTGGTGGAGGACGCACAGGGCAAGCGCCGCTCCTCCATCGACGGCTCCGAGCCCGCCAGGACCTCGCTGCAGATCACCGGCCTGGTGGCCACCATCGTCGTCATATACGACTGCCTCATGGGCTTCCCTGTGCTG GTGGTGAGCTTCAGCAGCCTGTGGGCTGACGCCTCGGCGCCCTGGATGGCACTGTGTGTGCTCTGGTGCTCAGTGACCCAGGCCCTGCTGCTGCCCGTATTCCTCTGGGCCTGCGACCGCTACCGCGCTGACCTCAAGGCTGTCTGGGAGAAGTGCATGGCCCTCATGGCCAACGACGAGGACTCGGGTGACG AAACCAGCCTGGAAGGTGGCATCCCCCCAGACCTAGTGTTGGACCGCTCCCTGGACTACAGCTATGGGGGTGACTTTGTGGCCCTGGACAGGACGGCCAAGTATGAGCTCTCTGCCCTGGAGGGGGACCTGCCCCAGTTCTACCCTCTGCGGCCCTTGCAGGAGGACAAGATGCAGTACCTGCAG GTCCCGCCCACGCGACGCTTCTCCCACGATGACGCGGACGTGTGGGCCGCCGTTCCGCTGCCCACGTTCCTACCGCGCTGGGGCTCTGGCGAGGACCTGGCCGCCCTGGTGCTGCCTGGCGGGCCCGACCGGAGCCGCGGCGGCCTGCTGGCGGAGGACGCGCCCCCCTTCCGCCCGCGCCGTCGCTCGGCCGAGAGCCTGCTGTCGCTGCGTCCCCCGGCCCTGGACGACGGCCCGCGCCTCGCCCCCGCCTCGCCCCCCGGCAGCCCGCGCCGCCGCGCCGGGCCCGGCGCCCGCTGCGCCTCGGCCTCGCTGCTGCCCGACGCCTTCGCGCTGACCGCCTTCGAGCGGGAGCCACAGGCCCTGCGCCGCCAGCCCGCCTCGCCGGGGCCCTTCCCCGTCCGCGCCCTGCCCCGCGACGGCGCCCAGCCCGGCGGGGACGCGGCGCCccctggcggcggcggcggcggcgcgcaaCGGAGCCCCGGGCCGCGCCCGGCCGCACACGCGCATTCCAGGACCCTGCGGACCGGCCTGAGCGCGTCGTGGGGCGAACCCGGGGGCCTGCgcgcggcgggcggcggcggcggcagcatcAGCAGCTTCTTGAGCTCGCCCTCGGAGTCGTCGGGCTACGTCACGCTGCACTCGGACTCGATGGGTTCGGCGTCTTAG
- the HES3 gene encoding transcription factor HES-3 — protein sequence MGTESETQGSSGGPAGNFRKISKPLMEKKRRARINVSLEQLRSLLEKHYSHQIRKRKLEKADILELSVKYMKSLQNSVQGLWPVPSGAEYPSGFRGCLPGVSHLLRREEEGGDGLRCPLAHERAGGSTMDSASSGPEAPARRGPGAPPVWVPAPAAAGSRSPPPRLLFSGGLPGQSTGIPAPQSASRRFAESPGPGLRLWRPW from the exons ATGGGCACTGAGTCCGAGACCCAGGGCAGCTCTGGCGGCCCCGCCGGCAACTTCCGCAAG ATCTCCAAGCCGCTGATGGAGAAGAAGCGACGGGCGCGCATTAATGTGTCGCTGGAGCAGCTCAGATCGTTGCTAGAGAAACACTACTCGCACCAG ATCCGGAAACGCAAGTTGGAGAAGGCAGACATACTGGAGCTGAGCGTCAAGTACATGAAAAGCCTTCAGAACTCGGTGCAAG ggctcTGGCCGGTCCCCAGCGGAGCCGAGTACCCGTCGGGCTTCCGCGGCTGTCTACCGGGCGTTAGCCACCTTCTGCGGCGCGAAGAGGAGGGCGGCGACGGTCTGCGCTGCCCCCTGGCGCACGAGCGCGCGGGTGGCAGCACCATGGACAGCGCCAGTTCCGGCCCCGAGGCGCCCGCGCGGCGCGGCCCCGGCGCCCCCCCAGTTTGGGTCCCTGCTCCGGCCGCCGCCGGCTCGCGGTCCCCGCCACCCCGGCTCCTCTTCTCTGGAGGTCTCCCCGGTCAGTCCACCGGCATCCCCGCGCCGCAGTCGGCGTCTCGCCGCTTCGCCGAGAGCCCGGGGCCGGGGCTGCGCTTGTGGCGGCCCTGGTGA